The following are encoded in a window of Bacillota bacterium genomic DNA:
- the spoIID gene encoding stage II sporulation protein D translates to MRSILIMYSLLLVVMFVLPALVMWQNLTPGVLPSASYIPTVCRGMEGECSVDERAYSLADLGAAGDVFVRVYHPREQKVMEMNLEVYLAGVVAAEMPTSFSMEALKAQAVAARTYTLKKSRLFGGSGCVRHGFYADICTDSSHCQAWKETADEPEKYQRIYRAVHETAGEVITFNDELILSCYHSTCGGRTEDAAALWAGSELPYLKDRECLFCCHSPYYRTEKMVAREDAALLDRGGDGLHVLASGDGAAVQVEELTRGNRVSILRIGDCRLSGSEARELFSLPSAAFDVQVHEEGLLFENRGFGHGVGLCQYGADGMARTGFGYEQIILHYYPGIKIKTVYPDGKKELPLVVPPGE, encoded by the coding sequence TTGCGTTCGATCTTGATCATGTACTCGCTTCTTCTGGTAGTCATGTTTGTATTGCCAGCCCTGGTCATGTGGCAAAATTTGACCCCCGGGGTACTACCATCTGCAAGTTACATCCCGACTGTTTGCCGGGGAATGGAGGGGGAATGCTCCGTGGACGAACGGGCATACAGTCTTGCTGACCTCGGTGCTGCCGGGGATGTTTTTGTCCGGGTTTATCATCCCCGTGAGCAGAAAGTAATGGAAATGAACCTGGAAGTATACCTGGCCGGGGTTGTTGCTGCCGAGATGCCGACCTCTTTTTCCATGGAGGCCCTGAAGGCGCAGGCGGTGGCTGCCCGAACCTACACACTGAAGAAAAGTCGGCTCTTTGGAGGTTCCGGATGTGTTCGTCACGGTTTTTACGCTGACATATGCACGGATAGCTCTCACTGTCAGGCCTGGAAAGAGACGGCGGATGAGCCGGAAAAATATCAGCGGATTTACCGTGCGGTTCACGAAACAGCCGGTGAGGTAATAACCTTCAATGATGAACTGATCCTTTCCTGTTACCACTCGACCTGCGGCGGGCGGACCGAGGATGCCGCAGCTCTGTGGGCAGGATCGGAACTGCCATATTTGAAGGACCGGGAATGCCTTTTCTGTTGCCATTCTCCCTATTACCGGACAGAGAAAATGGTCGCTCGTGAAGATGCGGCCCTTTTGGATCGGGGCGGTGATGGCCTGCATGTGCTTGCTTCCGGCGACGGGGCGGCCGTGCAGGTGGAAGAACTTACCCGCGGAAACCGGGTTTCGATTTTACGTATCGGGGATTGCAGGCTCAGCGGGTCTGAAGCCCGTGAACTTTTCAGTCTTCCCTCCGCTGCTTTCGACGTACAGGTGCATGAAGAGGGCCTGTTGTTTGAAAACAGGGGTTTTGGCCATGGGGTCGGTCTTTGCCAGTACGGGGCCGATGGGATGGCCAGAACCGGGTTCGGTTACGAGCAGATCATCCTTCATTATTACCCGGGCATCAAGATCAAGACAGTGTATCCCGACGGGAAAAAGGAACTTCCCCTGGTGGTTCCGCCCGGGGAATAA